The genomic window GATGCCGGCAACTGGGAAACGTTCTGACCTTGTCCGCGCCGGGCTACCCGGCGGCGGCGCAGCCGCCGGGCCGTGATCCCGCTGTCGCCCCGGCGGGCGGCGCACTGCTGAAAGGGACCGGACAAGCACGGTTTTCAGCAGTCGCATAAAATACCGGCTCTCCTTCACCGACAGAAGAGCAGCGGAGCCCGGCCGGGCTTCATCTGCCAGCCGAGCCATTCCATGTCCGCAGCGCCCGCCTCCAGCCTTACTCCCGACGCACCGCCGCCCGATGTCCCTGTCATGCAGGTGATCTTCGGCCTGATGCTGGCCATCCTGCTCGGCGCGCTGGAACAGTCGATCGTGGCCGTGGTGCTGCCCGACATCGCGCTGCAGCTGAACGGCTTCGAGGACATGGCGTGGGTGATTTCCGCCTACCTGGTGGCGTCGACCGTGGTCACGCCGATCTACGGCAAGCTGTCCGACGTGCTCGGGCGGCGCTCGGTGCTGACGTTCTCGATCGTGCTGTTCCTGCTGGCGTCGGTGGCGTGCGCGATGGCCACGACCATGCCGATGCTGATTGGCGCCCGCATTCTGCAGGGGCTGGGCGGCGGCGGGCTGATCTCGGTGTCGCAGGCGACCATTGCCGACGTGGTGCCGCTGCGCGAGCGCGGCAAGTACCAGGGCTACGTGAGCGGCGTGTGGGCCGTGGCGAGCATGGCCGGCCCGGTGATCGGCGGCTACCTGGCGCACTTCCTGTCCTGGCGCTGGATTTTCTGGATCAACATTCCGCTGTCGCTGCTGGCGCTGGTCGTGGTGCGGCGCGCGCTGCGCCATCTGCCGGTGAGCGGCCGCCGCCATCGTATCGACTATCTGGGCGCGCTGCTGTTTGGCGGCGGCCTGTCTGGCGTGCTGGTGTTCCTGACGCGCCTGGGGCAAGGTCATTCGCCGCTGGAGCCGCAGACGATTGGCCTGCTGGCGGCCGGACTGGTCGGCCTGGCGCTGTTCGTCTGGCAGGAGCGCCGCGCGACCGATCCCGTGATTCCGCTGGCGATGCTGGGCGTGCCGACCGTGGCCATCTGCTGCCTGACGCTGTTCCTGTGCTTCTTCCAGTTGATCGCGATGTCGGTGCTGCTGCCGCTGCGCTTTCAGGTGGTGGGCGGCGCGCACGCGGACACGGCAGCGCTGCGGCTGGTGCCGCTGACGCTGGCGATTCCGTTCGGCGCCTATATCTCGGGCCGGCTGATGTCGTGGAGCGGCCGCTACAAGCCGCTGCAGATGACGGGCTGCCTGGTGGCGCCGGTGGCCATCGTGGCGCTGGCGTTCACGCCGCCGCACGCGGTGCTGCCGGCGGCGCTGGTCATGATCGTGCTGGGCCTGTCGATCGGATTGCAACTGCCGAGCGGGCTGGTGGCCACGCAGAACTCGGTGCCGCCGCAGCAGGTGGGCATCGCCACGGCGCTGACCGCGTTCTCGCGGCTGCTGGGTGGCGCGGTGGGCGTGGCGGTGCTGACGACGGTGCTGATCGCGCTGCTGCGCCATAGCGGCGTGGCCGTATCGGACCTGAGCGGTGGCGAGGACGTGCTGATGAGCATGTTCCGCCGCGCCATCGCCGCAACGGATCAGGGCGATGCCGCCGCCGTGCGCGTGGCCGCCGAGCGCGCGTTCCGCGTGCTGTTCCTGCTGAGCGCGGGGGTGTCGCTGATCGCGCCGTTCTTTGTGGCGCGGCTCAAGGAGACGACGCTGCGCGGCAGCCCTGCCGCGGCGGCCAAGGCGGCTGCCGCGACGGCGGATTGAACGGCTAATCCTGCGGCGGCGCCAGCGCGCGCCGCCGGGCCCTGGCCGCCAGCCCCGGGCCCAGCGCCCAGCGCAGCGTCGGCGCCAGCCCGCGCATGCCGGCCAGCGCCAGCGAGCGGCGCAGCGACGGCCGGTGCAGCCCCAGCATCTGGCGCGCCCACGGCGGCAGCAGCGCCACGCCGGCGTCGGCCATCGTCCGCACGGCCGGTATCAGCAGCGGGTTGGCCACCGGCATGGCCATGATCAGCCGCACCACTTCGCGCGTACGGTCGGTACTGGCCAGCCCGGCGCGCTGGGCTTCCAGGTAGGCGTCGATCTGCGCACGCGTGCGCGGCACGTCGGGCGCGCCCAGCAGGGCCGCCACTGTCGCTTCTTCCTGGAAATACCGGTCCTGCTCGGCCAGTGACAGCGGCTTCACGTAGCGCAGGTAGCCGGCCAGGAAGCTCGATACCTCGGCCACGTGCACCCAGGTCAGCAACTCGGGATCGTCGGCGGCATAGGGCTGGCCGTCCGGCGCGGTGCCGCGGATCGAGGCGTGGATGCGGCGCACGCGCTCGATCAACTGCATCGCATCGGCACGGCTGCCGTAGGTGGTGCCGGCGATGAACTGCGCGGTGCGGCCCAGCCGGCCCTGCATGTCGGTGCGGAACGAGGAGTGGTCCCACACGCCGGCCAACGCGCGCGGGTGCAGCGCCTGCAACAGCAGGGCGCTGACGCCGCCCGCCAGCATCGCCGGGAAATCGGCGTGGACGCGCCAGCAGACGGCGTCCGGGCCGAACAGGCCGGGGTCGCCGGGCGGGTTGTCGTAGTCGAGCGTGAGACCGGAATTGCTGCGGGTGAGCGCGCGGACCTGCGCGCCGGCATGGCTGCGCAGCCGCTGCAGCAGCAGCCCGCTGGCGGCGCCGGCGGGCGGGCGGTTCGATGGGTCGGGTGTAGCGGCCAAGGTGACGAGTCGGGGGCGATGGCGCGATGTACGCCAGCATACACCCCCGGCGCGCGCGGTCGGCGGGTCAGTCGTAGCGCAGGTCCGTGGCCTTGCCCCAGAACACGCGGTAGGCGTAGGCGGTGTAGCCGAGGATCGTCGGCAGCACGATCACCGCGCCGACCAGGATCGCCATCAGCGATTCCGGCGCGCTGGCCGCCTGCCAGATGTCGATGCGGTCCACCACGAGGTACGGGAACAGGCTGTAGGCCAGCCCGTTGAACGCCAGCAGGAAGATCACGGCCGTGCCCGCGAACGGCACCCAGCACCAGCGGTCGTTGCCGCCCGCGTGGAGGTTGCGCATGCGCCGCAGGAACCGCTCGATCGCCACGAACAGGCCCATCGTCAGCAGCGGGATCGGCGCCAGCATGATGATGTTGGGCAGCGCGAACCATTTGTCGAAGATGCGCGCGCTGACCATCGGCGTGACCACCGAGATGGCCGCCACGCCGGCCGCCGTGAGCCACAGGCTGCGCCGCGCCCAGTAGATGGCGCGCAGCTGCAGGTTGCCCGTGGTTTTCATGATCAGCCACGTGGCGCCCAGCAGGCAGTAGCCGGCCACCAGGCACAGGCCGACGGCCACGGCGAACAGCAGGTTGGGCAGGTCGTAGCGGAAGCCGGTGATGTAGAGCCCGAGCATCAGCCCCTGCGAGAAGCTGGCCAGCAGCGAGCCGGCGTAGAACGCGAAGTTCCACCACGGCTTGTGCGGATCGCGTGCCTTGACGCGGAAGTCGAACGCCACGCCGCGGATGATCAGCCCGGCCAGCATCAGCGCCACGGGCAGGTACAGGTTGGTCAGGATCACGCCGTGGGCCAGCGGAAAGGCCGTCAGCAGCAGGCCGACGCCCAGCACCAGCCACGTCTCGTTGGCATCCCAGAACGGGCCGATCGACGCGATCATGGTGTCCTTGTCGGCATCGTCGGCGCGGCGCAGCAGCACGCCGACGCCCAGGTCGTAGCCGTCCAGGATCACGTAGATCAGCATCGACAGCCCCATCAGCGCCAGAAACACCAGCGGCATCCAGCCGGCCGGCTGGCTCAGGTCGTGCATCGTGGCCGGGTTCATTGCTGGCTCCTGGGGTGGGCGAGGACGGGTTGCGGGGTGGCGATGGCCGGCCCGGCGCCGGGCTGGCCGGCCTTGCGGGCCAGGTGGAACACCACCGAGATGTAGGCGACGATCAGCACGAGGTAGAGCGACAGGTACATGGCCAGCGTGCTGCCGATCATCGTGGCGGGCACCTTGGACGCCGCCTGCGCCGTGGTCAGCACGCCGTAGACCAGATAGGGCTGACGGCCGATCTCGGTGACGTACCAGCCGGCCACCAGGGCGATCCAGCCAGAGAACGTCATCGCCACCAGCACGCGCGCCAGCCAAGGGGCCGGGGCGACGCGCCGGCGGATCTGCCAGGCGCCCAGCCACGACACGACCAGCATCAGCAGGCCCACGCCCACCATGATCCGGAACGCAAAGAAGAGCGGGGCCACGGGCGGGTGGCGGTCGGCAAAGGCATCGATGCCCAGGATCTCGCCATCGGCCTTGTGCGTCAGGTAGATCGACGCGAGCTTGGGAATGGCGATCTCGAAGTCGTTCTGCCGCGTGGTGGCGTTGGGCAGCCCGAACAGCACGGCCGGCGCGCCTTTCTCCGTCTTCCAGATGCCTTCCATGGCGGCGATCTTGGCGGGCTGATGGTGCAGCGTGTTCAGGCCGTGCAGGTCGCCGGCGACGATCTGCAGCGGAATCAGCATCGCGGCCAGCATCACGCCGGTGCGCAGCGAATGCATGACCTCGCGGCTGCGATCATGGCGCAGCCAGCGGTAGGCCGAGATGCCCGCCAGCAGAAAGGCGACGGTCAGGCCAGAGGCCAGCAGCATGTGGACCAGCCGGTAAGGGAACGACGGGTTGAAGATGACGGCCAGCCAGCTCACCACGTGGGCGCGGCCGTCGATCATCTCGAAACCGGCGGGCGTCTGCATCCACGAGTTCAGCGCCAGGATCCAGAACGCCGACAGCGTCGTGCCGCCGGCCACCAGCAGCGTGGCGATGGTGTGCATGCGGTTGCTGACGCGGCGCATGCCGAACAGCATGATGCCGAGGAAGGTGGCTTCCAGGAAGAAGGCGGTCAGCACCTCGTACGCCAGCAGCGGGCCGGCGATATTGCCGACGGTCTCCATGTAGCCCGGCCAGTTGGTGCCGAACTGGAAGCTCATGGTGATGCCGCTGACCACGCCCAGCGCGAACGTCAGCGCGAAAATCTTGACCCAGACGCGGTAGGCGTCCATCCAGCTTTCGTCGCCGGTCTTGCCGTAGCGCAGCTTGAAGAACAGCAGCACCCAGGCCAGCGAGATGCTGATGGTCGGAAACAGAATGTGGAACGTGATATTCGCGGCGAACTGGATGCGGGCCAGTATCACCGGATCGACACTTGCAAACACGGGTTACTCCTTGCGGGGGCGGGCAGGCTTGGCGGGGGATTTGCTGCTGGCCGGCGTGACGGTCGACTTGGCGGCCTTGGTGGCCTTGTCGGCGCCTTTCTGCCGGGCGCCGCCGCCCATGCCGATGGCGGTGGTC from Cupriavidus pauculus includes these protein-coding regions:
- a CDS encoding cytochrome d ubiquinol oxidase subunit II; translation: MNPATMHDLSQPAGWMPLVFLALMGLSMLIYVILDGYDLGVGVLLRRADDADKDTMIASIGPFWDANETWLVLGVGLLLTAFPLAHGVILTNLYLPVALMLAGLIIRGVAFDFRVKARDPHKPWWNFAFYAGSLLASFSQGLMLGLYITGFRYDLPNLLFAVAVGLCLVAGYCLLGATWLIMKTTGNLQLRAIYWARRSLWLTAAGVAAISVVTPMVSARIFDKWFALPNIIMLAPIPLLTMGLFVAIERFLRRMRNLHAGGNDRWCWVPFAGTAVIFLLAFNGLAYSLFPYLVVDRIDIWQAASAPESLMAILVGAVIVLPTILGYTAYAYRVFWGKATDLRYD
- a CDS encoding MDR family MFS transporter, whose product is MSAAPASSLTPDAPPPDVPVMQVIFGLMLAILLGALEQSIVAVVLPDIALQLNGFEDMAWVISAYLVASTVVTPIYGKLSDVLGRRSVLTFSIVLFLLASVACAMATTMPMLIGARILQGLGGGGLISVSQATIADVVPLRERGKYQGYVSGVWAVASMAGPVIGGYLAHFLSWRWIFWINIPLSLLALVVVRRALRHLPVSGRRHRIDYLGALLFGGGLSGVLVFLTRLGQGHSPLEPQTIGLLAAGLVGLALFVWQERRATDPVIPLAMLGVPTVAICCLTLFLCFFQLIAMSVLLPLRFQVVGGAHADTAALRLVPLTLAIPFGAYISGRLMSWSGRYKPLQMTGCLVAPVAIVALAFTPPHAVLPAALVMIVLGLSIGLQLPSGLVATQNSVPPQQVGIATALTAFSRLLGGAVGVAVLTTVLIALLRHSGVAVSDLSGGEDVLMSMFRRAIAATDQGDAAAVRVAAERAFRVLFLLSAGVSLIAPFFVARLKETTLRGSPAAAAKAAAATAD
- a CDS encoding oxygenase MpaB family protein, which translates into the protein MAATPDPSNRPPAGAASGLLLQRLRSHAGAQVRALTRSNSGLTLDYDNPPGDPGLFGPDAVCWRVHADFPAMLAGGVSALLLQALHPRALAGVWDHSSFRTDMQGRLGRTAQFIAGTTYGSRADAMQLIERVRRIHASIRGTAPDGQPYAADDPELLTWVHVAEVSSFLAGYLRYVKPLSLAEQDRYFQEEATVAALLGAPDVPRTRAQIDAYLEAQRAGLASTDRTREVVRLIMAMPVANPLLIPAVRTMADAGVALLPPWARQMLGLHRPSLRRSLALAGMRGLAPTLRWALGPGLAARARRRALAPPQD
- a CDS encoding cytochrome ubiquinol oxidase subunit I; the protein is MFASVDPVILARIQFAANITFHILFPTISISLAWVLLFFKLRYGKTGDESWMDAYRVWVKIFALTFALGVVSGITMSFQFGTNWPGYMETVGNIAGPLLAYEVLTAFFLEATFLGIMLFGMRRVSNRMHTIATLLVAGGTTLSAFWILALNSWMQTPAGFEMIDGRAHVVSWLAVIFNPSFPYRLVHMLLASGLTVAFLLAGISAYRWLRHDRSREVMHSLRTGVMLAAMLIPLQIVAGDLHGLNTLHHQPAKIAAMEGIWKTEKGAPAVLFGLPNATTRQNDFEIAIPKLASIYLTHKADGEILGIDAFADRHPPVAPLFFAFRIMVGVGLLMLVVSWLGAWQIRRRVAPAPWLARVLVAMTFSGWIALVAGWYVTEIGRQPYLVYGVLTTAQAASKVPATMIGSTLAMYLSLYLVLIVAYISVVFHLARKAGQPGAGPAIATPQPVLAHPRSQQ